The genomic interval ataaagcatctgccaaatgcaatgtaatgtaatgtaatacagtcaGGGCCCAAGTTGTATTCTGGTCTCCACAAGAGAAGAGGGAAGCCAAGccagccaccacacacactgcTTTGTCAAATTTTACAGCGACTTGTGCCaatattgttttgtgtgtttgtctgctcttGCCAGACCAACGGATTTCTGACCGCTCTGGAGTACAGTGAGAAGAGGAAACAGGTGTTCCACATCACCACGGGGAGCATGGAGTTTGAGTTAAGGATCGACTTACTTAcacgaaaaaacacacacatacaaacactaagCATCACCAATAACTCACACTTGACTTTTCTTTTAATCATCTCAATGTATCTCTTGGATGAGGTCGCACATATAAAACACTCAGAGTTCGgctttcacaaaaaaaacaacaacacactgaCAGTTCTGCCAACAATAAAATGCAATGTAAAATTCATTTCGATATTTGCATAGCACATCATATGTGGGAAAAGGGATGACCTCACTTGACTCTTGTTTTAATTACCTCAATTCTCAACACTGTACATATCTCCAAagatcacacacagagagatacacagaacACTCATAATTTGAGTTAAGTATTgactttgaaaaacaaaaagcACTACCCACAATTCACATTTCAGTCCTCTTCTAATCACCCCAACACTCTCCTGTATCTCCTGTTTTagatctctctctttgtcttacacacacacacacacacacacacacacacacacacacacacacacacacacacacacacacacacacacacacacacacacacacacacacacacacacacacacatgcacaacacacgcaACACTGTCTCATTTGTTGGAATTTGGAAGGTCAGATTAAGTCATAAAGTTTGTCCTCCAACGATAACATATATCTTCCTGCTTTAATTCCTCTTCTGTTCCATCGCAGCAAGCTCTTGGGAGGAGGCATTGAAAGCATGGCCATCACTGAGGCATTTGGAGGTAAGATTgatggcttcacacacacacacacacgcacacgcacacgcacacgcacacacacacacacacacaccctcaccctcaccaacACCCAACCACCCCCCTCCACATCTCTTCCTGAATCACAGTGTCTGGTCTTGGCTCAGGGTTGTCTAGCTTTGCTTTCAGTTTTTTGTTTTAATGGCGGCCCTGTATAAAAAAAGTAGGGTGTGTTAAGAGATGACACATGCGGTTTTGGCACGACCGTGGCCCTCAGCGGACAGCTTAACGTTTTTAAATGCTTTCTCATGCAGAGTTTCGGACGGGGAAGACGCAGCTCTCGCACACACTCTGCGGTGAGTCCAAAAAGCCAGCCTCCTCTTCCAACGTAACGTTAGTGTACTCCAAGAAAAGTGGTTCAGTTTTGGACTTTAAAGACCCCTGAACATCGAAACATGTAAAACTTTCCAGCCAAAATATAAAAATGTGGTGATATATTTTGTTCTTATAAATACTACTCAACTGATTTTGCATAATGTTTTTTACTGGTTTCTACAGTAACAACTCAACTACCAGGCGAGGATGGTTTCACAGGTGGAAAAATCATTTTCATCGACACAGAAAACACTTTGTATCCTTCTTGGGCTGCTCAGCTTAGCCAGACGTTACTCAGCTAATGACCTGGGTCAAAATCACTTGAGAAAACAGTCACCTGTCTGGTTTCAGGCCAGGCCTTGAGAGGTTAGACAATCCACTTTATTTAATGcagtacaaatacacatacgCTAGTTATACTGTGTATGGGTGATTCTATAATTCGAGTAGCATGTTTTTAGTCCATGGGCTTTATTTTCCAATTGCACTATTAACGGCAACCAATTATGTTTGGAAcatcagcacacatttatctttcatataatacaaaaagtcaagacataacattattttcctctgcaagaATGGATGTATAATACTGGTTTTTGGACATTTTTATGCCATCCTGTTTTCCATAtctcagattcagtcttcaaatTAGCATGTAATAACCCTTGTTTTGTCCTGGAagatgattgcaaatgttgattcacagtaattatCACAATGTGACAAAACTGTTAAAATGActactgtgctttccattatgcattaaattggccattttgtgtgcATACCAAAAAACTGTGTTCACCGTGTCACACACTGAAACTCCCTCCatgaatcagtaatggtttggccCTAAGTTCTCTTAGGGTGGTAATGTGAAGATCGTTTGGCAAGTTTTGAGTTCACCtattccataatttaatccattctttgtTATGGTCTTAGAGAGGGAACATTTTCTGTCAACTGTGttctcaacatattcataagaacctgaattagaaatcaaaaggagaaaaacacagataaagcgtaCAAAGATATGAATTGACTAAGGTGTCGGGGTGGATGTTCTGAGGtcttcagttagcacaacaccctgaaaatggctgaaataccAAACTGTGTCACCGTCAATTGTGTTACACATCAgttatgacagttgaggagtatgtttttgtcaATTAATCTCAATTTATctcctgataattgacattttgcttttgctgaCATGCCACTTGAATTATAGAATCACCCATAGGTAGCAATAGTATTTGGCAAAAACGGACTTTTCTTCAAAGTGAGGTAATTACTTGGAAGTATAATGGAATTAATCTGCAAAAcatacacaggtaacacacaggAAAAAAGGCGTTTTTAGAGATATTTTGGGCCTCATTTAGATAAGGCAATAAgagagtagacaggaagcgagtgggagagagatgggatagggtTTGTAAATGACACAGGCCGCATTTGAATCTGGCGCCCCATGagcaatgcatgtactgtacctcGTAAGTGGtgtggggtgcatttctctaaagcgtagttgttagccagatagcaacttgggtagttgccaatgggatattgcattgcaaacaacaaagtagctaacacagttagtagcaactatagtttcgagaaatgcaccccatatgTGTTAGCAGtatgctgtgccacagcaccccagaAAAAAGCGGCctacatacagcattacacacGACTCAGTGACGTCAAGCAGAAGCACAATTCACTACCTTAACTCTTTCCAGTCGGCCAGACAGGCTGAAAGACATAGCAGACAGGTTTAATGTGGACCACGAAGCCGTGTTGGACAACGTGCTTTATGCCAGAGCTTACACCAGTAAGAACTTTCCCTTTTACTTCATTTTAGACGTACGTACATAGTAAAGTTGTGGTTCGCAAATCCAAGATCCATGGATGTCCATACACTGCTCCCGTTGCTTTTTTTCATTTCACTTAAACAGCAGCAACGGGAGCAATGTGCAGACATATTTCTTTTTATTCATAGATTTACGTACATACCCATTAGAAATATATGTCATGTTCTGCTTGTTGCACTGGCTTGCCTGTTTATTTCCCTGTTCATGTTAGGTTGATACATTTCCAAATGAACACTAAATATGTAAATCTGTAATGTGCCACTTgtttcaaatgacctggtttgGCCTGTCCAaatagggcaattggacaggtaagacCAGGTCGtttagaatatgtggcactggatcgtAGCGTCTGAATCCATCCAAAACTGCATGTAAGCAGCAAACACAGTCTCATCCTGTGTTGTAAAAAGCAAAATGAACGTGCTCTAgatgagaaggaaaaaaagtgtttttttctcaaTGCAGATGCATGTCCAACTAAACACTGTGAACACGTAAGCTGGAAACACAGCCTCATCCTGTGTCATGGAAAGACAAATAGAttagctgggtttttttttcctccactgcACAGGTGAACACCAGATGGAGCTGTTGGATTTTGTGGCAGCCAAGTTCCATGAGGAGGCGGGAGTCTTCAAACTCTTGGTAAAACACCAgacagttatttatttatttacttatttatttatttacttatttatttatttacgctTTATTTACACATCAAttaaaagaggaaaggaaagagtaaTATGCTAGCAAAATCCACATTTTGGCTGTTCAAACTTTTAATAGTGTTTATGTCAGTCTTGGCCTCGTTTTTAAAAGCGGAAAAGGAGAGCTTTGCTCCCCTCCATTTACATCTGGGAATATGGTCTCTcccaaaaacaataaaacaatgaaattaagagcatttttttctcgCAATGAAACAAGTTCTGTTTAGAAGTGAAGCAGGTAAAGAGCAACTTTATACCTGTTTCAAAAAGCCACATGCTTGTGGCTTtgatttttctgttttgttttagtttttaaaCCAAATAATCATGTTAACCATCACATAAAATCTTTGAATGTTACGCCTTTTTCATCCATTCGCACCAGTGGGGATTGCACTTTAACTTATTGCCACTTATTACCAAATTCTCACTATTCCCATGTTTCTGTTCCCACATGCTTGTCTagtgaaattctctctctctctatctctctctctctctctctctctctccctctctgctgtaGATCATAGACTCCATCATGGCGCTTTTCCGGGTGGACTTTTCCGGCCGGGGTGAGCTCGCCGAGAGACAGCAGAAGCTGGCTCAGATGCTCTCCAGATTGCAGAAGATCTCTGAGGGTTAGTATCGGGGCTGGTTCTGGCTTCCACTCTTTCTAATTGATCTACAAGatgtctgtctcttcctcctgtctcctctccactcctctcctctcctctcctctcctctcctctccacttctctcctctcctctcctctcctctcctctcttcctcctgtctcctctccactcctctcctctcctctcctctcctctcctctcttcctcctgtctcctctccacttctctcctctcctctccacccctctcctctcttccttctcctctcctctcctctcctctccacccctctcctctcttccttctcctctcctcttcacttctctcctctcctctcctctcctctcctctcctctccatccatgcTGTTGTTGCTACACTCATGATGGACGTTCTGGCCCCAGTGTGACAGCTGGGCATGTCTTCCCTCAATGTCATTGCGGTCAATGGAGCCGAGTTGTAAGAAGCAGGGCGCCTTCTTTTTGGGAGCGTCAAGCTACCGTGATCCAGTTGAATGAGAATCTGCACAGAGCAGACATAATCTACTGTCTGTTATGCTTCATTTTATTGACCTATTGCAGTTATATATCTAAATCATGAAGTACGTTGTAGCAATGATGTTGCGTTATGTACTTACAGTGTACGGTATGGTTAGGATTACGGATACACTGAAGAAATTGTCGAAAAATTATGTTTACCCAACGTTTATATGGCTTGCACAGTACGACGTCACATGTAACATTTGAGATACCACATCTCTTTACCACATCTCTCTTAATGACGACCAACAGAGCACAATATGTGTCATGCTACACTTAGATACATGGGGAAGGAGTACAAAAATTTTACCCAACTCTGTGCTGTGTTATGATCAACAGGGTACAACatgacatttacatttacatataTACACTGTGaactttaataataaaaaaatatgtttgcgGAATTGTGTGTTTGCTTTCACCACATGTGACTTAATTATGGCCAACAGAGTGCAAATGTGACATGATGTCACATTTAGATTGACTGAAGGcaactgtaaaaacaaaaaaatagggtACAGAACTGAGTGTTTGCTTTTACCACATCTGAGTTAATTGTGACCAACAGAGTACAACGTGGCCGTGTTTGTCACCAACCAAATGACAGCGGATCCTGGGGCCGGCATGACGTAAGTGGCTGCTGGAAACTTGTTAGACTGTAAACCGCTTCAGAGCCCAGACGTCTGGAGAGTGTCAAGAGGGCTCCTTGAGTTCTGGCTAGTATAGGCAATGTTCTATTTTAACCATTATAAAAATGAAACTCGAATATTATGTTATAATGTCTGGTTGTCTGTCTTTTCGAAATTGTCGATGTTGAACTCATAGATTTTTTTCTTCCATGTACACTAttaaatttcatttttttcactcCAATAagtaaacaaagaaacaaaaaaaagataagTAATGACTGAgctgtgttttctgaactttcatcCTTGATCATGTTTCCcggcctcacacctgcacctgtattTCTGAAGGCTTGTGCAAAGACTTTCATGAACTTTTGAACACTGTTTGACGTGTTATTAATTGTTTATAAAGTGTCCTAAGATCATGGATGTAGTGATATCACACTATTCATTAAACATCAAAACACTGGGGACAACATGTCTCAGTGGGCTAGTGCACTGTGCCTTAGAGCCGGGGACCCGGGATCAATTCGGCCCAGaggtcaatttctctctctctccattcatttcccgtctctcccactgtcctaactgaataataaaggtgttaaaaaaaacccaatatatatatatatatatatatatatatatatatatatatatatatatatcaatataTCAATGCTGTGCTTCGCAGGTTCCAGGCGGATCCCAAGAAGCCCATTGGAGGTCACATCCTGGCCCACGCCTCTACCACCCGAATCAGCTTGAGGAAAGGACGAGGCGAGATGAGAATAGCCAAGATCTTCGACAGGTGCGTTATCTGGTGCATCTCAGTCAAAAGAACAGGCAGATGGTGGCGCGGTGGCtcagtttattattttatgaatattcctgaaaagatcaaatttggcaatgggcagcacagtttcaatgagcagcatagttgcaataccgatcctggccacaatcttacacagtgcaccttaaaataAGATTACACAGACTGTATATATCAAGTAAGATAgaggcagtgttgggaaagttcattttctacaggaactagttcgaagttcagttcacacatttcaaaatgaactagtttgttcatagttcattATTGTTCATAGTGAATAGTTTGTTGATAGTTTCCAAAATGAACTAGACATAGTTCTTTTTTGCAAGAGATTGCGAgctatattgttcaatatcattgaCAAAGCCTATATAAAACCACAGACAGGCATTCATTTTTTTTGATCAGAACAGTGAAAATACATGTCTTAGATGTCATTTTATATTATTGGGGCTcttttgaaatgtatttggctGGGGTTTCACCTGAACACTAAGGAAATGTGGCACCTTATTAAACAAAGGCACATGCAGTTCGTTCacaggcaccagaatgaactagttcatagttcgttcatcatgCAGTACACAGGGAGTGTTCAGTTCAAGTTCGCTCaaattatgaactagttcatgaacAACAGTTCATTGAACTAGTTCAGGTACAACACTGGATAGAGGTGCGCACATCTAAGATGCAGATGCAGGACAGAAGAGCCAGACAACTGTGAAAATAATGTTGAATGTCCACACACTTATTCCCATTTAGCGTTTTTATTATTTTCGAATGTTTTCGAGCTACACACTCTTCAGCAGACTATACATGTAACATGAGAAATACAGTCTGGCACCACACCATGGGCAAAGCTGTGGAACCAACAGTTCAAACTGTTCCAAATAACAGCCATGTTCACCACACTAAGTCCTCCATGACGGTCAGTGGGCGAGTCTAtttagaacgcaggtatacgctgTATACCTACCTGAAAatatcagggatttcagtatacccacctaaaatagattgattcagtatttagaatagcaaagtatacccaccaaaaaaaaatctcaaatatagcctacagcagtgtttcccaaccttttttgtcctgcgtaccccctaagccattttgtcatatgatgagtaccccctcgccctcacacatgctctgttcctctattccaatgtgactacactcaatatatttgccattattacatttttccgcgtaccccctgaggtgtgctcgcgtacccctagtggtacacgtacccctggttgggaaacactggcctacagtataCCTACCTCAAAaaaactagactacaccactgctgacgGCTTGCTAAACTGGTAGACTGTTGTCATTGAAGGACAGATTTTATGTCCTTCTGGATCATCTTCGATGGTTCGATGTTAGACCAACTTGACatgcaaaaaatattttctgccaCCAGGTGCGTTCATCTAGTTCACTAGGGTAGTGAGGAGGtatggtcagggccgctgacatctttggctgggcccaggacaaagacacctGAAAAGGTCCccaacccaatcaatacaatgtaatgacgatccaattctgggccccctctctacctgggcccgggacaagtgacccctttgtccccccccccaccctgtccTGGGTGTGGCTGTTATTATTCAGTAGTATTCAACATAATCGTTGGTATAAATGAGATCTCTGATATGGTCAGTTGGTGCCTTCCTATGGTCGGTGTGCATACCATATCCATAGTGTATGCACTGTGTAAATACTGTAGTTATGTATATCAGAATAGTTCTGCATTTAAATGACTGATCTTTATTCCAAGCACATCCCATCATCAGATGTTGGTCATGCTGCAGCACGTTTTAAATATTGTCTgaatacagaaaaaaaatactaaagCATCGAAATCAAAATATTCTCTGAGCAGCACttatgtttctctgtttctctcttttcttttcttttcttttctgtattTTGCAGTCCTGACATGCCAGAGAGTGAGGCCACATTTTCAATCACCGCTGGAGGGATTTCAGATGCCAAAGAATGAAGTAGATTTACTGAAGGGTGGAGAAGTGTCGAGGGAAAACGTTCATTGCCCATGGCATGTGCCCCAGCATGTGTTTACTGTTTATCATTGCTCATAACTTACATAACTCACTGTTATTTGTTATTTATTCATTGTTATTTATTATAtaagaaaaaaacaatgcaatTGTTTTTGTATTAATTGTAAATAAATATTTATTGACTTAAAAATGAATGTGTTGAGTTTTGTATTCCTGATGACTGCTGTACAGTACCTATGGGCCTGTTCATGGCCTTCTACTATGTTAAGTACCACTCAGATCTCAATACGTTTAATAGACATTCCAGTGCCATTGCAGCATCCTACCACTCTCATCCAGGATCTAATGACTCATTGAACATAGCACAGATGACTGTAAACATGAGCCCGTACCACTCCTTAGTAGGGAAAAGAAGTCGGACAGCCACCTTCTGAATGAGCAAACAGATTTTTCATGAATGAGCCCACATCCAAACAGACGACAGGAGTCAACTGTCCACATATGGCCCTTCAGCAAAGAATGTGTGGTTTAAGCACAGCCAAGTATGGCCCAGGCAAATATTAAAAGAAGATCATTTTCTAGTCATTTCTACCAGCGGTTTTGGGTGAGATCACCTGTAGGGGGCGACGATGTGTTCTGGCTGTTCTGGCTCTGCTGCAAACGATTGAAAATAAAGGATGTTTGAACTCGTCACTTCCGCCAATCAGCTAGCTAGTTTGAGCTGCTAGCTAGCTATGTGCTCGGAAAGCTTTCAGTACCGCTAAAGGTTTGTGTTGTAAACAAGAACACGTAAATCAAACACTCGTTCACGACTGAAATCATATGTTGTACAAGTGTCAACATACTAGCGTAATGATACCAACCACACTTGATCTTTAAAAGCTTAACTAGATGGAATTCATCTCCAAGAGACACTGAACAAGTTCGCCTGGTCTCGAAGGCTAATCAGCCAAGTAAACACATAGCAGCATAGATTGTTTTGTTACAAATGTAGTGCTTCTGGCGCAAGTTAACCTTTGCCAGATGCAGTGGATGCTCTTTAGATTGTTTGAGGTGTATGTGTAAACCATGCGTTGTAAACTTTTTGTTTGATTTTGAAAGGTTATAAGTTACCGGTATGCAAAGCTAGCCTACTCTGCATGTACCATGTAGTTCACAGGCAAGCATTATCGAATGATTTGGCAGCAAGTAGTGTGGAATTCTCTCCCAGTACCGAGTGATTTAATAGTTTACCTCACTTCTTAGTTCGTGCATCTTTTGGAAGCAGCCCGTTTTCACCCGAAAGTCTTCTTTTTCAATTGCATCAGTGTCTCGCTAAGTCTAACCTGTCAACTTCTCTGCAGTGGGAAGTAACCATGTCGGGTACAGGTGGAGGAAAGCGGGGTGGGGACAGTCCCCCTGGCCCACCTGAGAAGAAGtcgaagaaagaggagaagaccaCCACCACACTGATCGAGCCCATCCGAATCGGCGGAGTCTCCTCCACGGTCAGTTGTGTTCCTTTAGCATGCATATCTTGGATGTCAACAGCATCGAACGAACATTGCGTTTTAACTGTGTTGCTCTTCCCCATCACTATTGCAGGAGGAAATGGACACCAAGGTGCTCCAGTTTAAAAACAAGAAGCTGTGTGAACGACTGGAGCAGAGGCAAGCTAATGAGGACGAGCTGCGAGAGAAGATTGAAAAGTTGGAGAAACGTCAGGCCACTGATGACACCACTCTTCTGATTGTAAACCGTTACTGGAGCCAGGTAGATTACCGATGTTGATTAGACCCTTGTGTTTGTATCTTTTGACATAATGAGGTTATGTTCTTCAAGTAGAAGCGGAGAGTAGACTCTTAACtatactttattgtccccagaggAACATTTGTCTTGGGCTAATCCGTCTGTGCATCAGCACATGTGGGTTACAAATTGTGTTGATGTTATTGTTGAGAAGCATGTCAGGCTCTTGGATTCAGGACGACCTGTGAGCGTACTTCATGCATTTATCCCAGTCATCTCCTCTGCCATTACAGCTTGACGAGAACCTTCAGGGTTTCTTGAAGCGTCTCCAGCCTGACACCCCTCCTGAGCCCGCTCCGGCTCCTGCGCCAGCTCCCCATTCTGCCCTCACCTCGGAGCCTCCGGCCCCTTCCCCTGCCCTGAACCCTGACCTCCCCCCGGTGCCAGCGCCTGAGCCAGGCGCTGAGCCCCCACCTGCGCCACCTCCGGCAGATGGAGACGGGCTGCCAGCGCCACCACAGCCCCCCGTGCCCGATGGGGAGgatggccagcagcagcagcagccatcgCAGCAGGACACTCCACAGCAGGATGGTCTGGACGAACCTGCCACGGGCACGCCAAAGGAAGATGGCATCCCAGGTAGACATttggtttatactgtatgtaccggTACTAGGATTGTTTTTAGTCTGGTGGTGCACATATCAAAAGtgactttttgcaggtgccagacagtcGAAAACTAGGTCCGCAGACTGCCAATTGTGCTCCAAAAATGAATTTTATGGAATGAAAACATGCAATGTCTTGATGATCACCCCTTGGTTAGGGGAGGGGGACTTCCTTCTACTCTATGTTCAAGGATACAAAGAGTTTTATGTTTCACATGCAAATAATTACTAAACACAagacatgcagtgaaattagaaCCGTCCAGGTAAGTGGCGGGAATGCATGAGGGCCAGATTGTTAGCGGTTGTGGCTTATTGTGCTCTAGAACAAAGGCCGATAAACAGTTGTGAAAACTGCAGCACATacacaagggcagtcatgggtaagtggttagggtgggtggagtaattaaccagtgctcttccccatcctcctccatgactgaggtcccctggtgaggcattaatgcaatttagttgtgtgcagtgtacacttgtgtgctgtggagtgctatgtttGACAGAGgtaatcttgcacctgttcgtcccacTCGGGGCGCGaatgtgcgacctcgtcaactacatcagttcggaaatgggaggcacagtacgataccactggactaaaggaccagtcccccagcccaacggcatcgacactgtttgaggctttgggagggaggttttactaacgttccacgccagctctgctagttggcctccgttaccactctcccccttaaacctcactcccattccGGGTCAATCAGCACCAcggtgacggaggtcatcttgcacttgttcatccccctcggggcgcgaacgtgcgacctcgtcaactacatcagttcggaaatgggaggcacagtacgataccgctggactaaaggaccagtcccccagcccaacggcatcgacactgtttgagactttgggagggaggttttactaacgttccatgccaactctgctagttagcctccgttacatgtgtcacaatgacaatgggagttggagtttcccagttggctttcacttcacttcacatcttGTAGGGCTGTCAGATGTAAGTTGGTGTACCAAGatctgcaatgcaatgcaatgcaatgcaatgcaatgcagaatGACATGTGGTGGAATATGAACAAAACCCTCAGTGCATCACAGTATATTGGAATTTTGTTGAGCTTCCTCTTGCATTACAGTCAGACCTGTTTGTTGATGTCTCTCTATTTTGCTATCCACACCATTCAAGATTGGAGATATTTATTCGTTCTAAGGGAAATTtctcttggacatacatagctgcagCATAACGACACATGATGCCATTCAGTATtaaaaacctgaaatctcagacaactGCAGCAAAAAATTTCAATgagttagagcaggggtgtcaaactcaaattgatagTTGGCCAAAGTCAAAATTTggttgcgggccgaactcaatatttattttaaaaattgacTATAATTGTGTCTGCATGCACTTAATACGCATAGTTAAAtatcacacactctttcccatcttATATGGAAGTTCAAATGTTCAaattgtgttgcatatgagtgtgagctgtttcactggcctgggcccactcatattcctgtgacacaccaaatttcatgttcaagtcttgttacgctatacattaatggtgtatgtgggccaactgtaatacacatttgaaatgatctcacaggCCAAATAAACTCTGCatgccagatttggcccccgggcctgagttcgaCATCCCTGGGCTAGAGATTTACTTCTTGTCTCCACACTCTTGGACTATGGTAGACTTATTTTAACGATTTTTATATTGCCATGTGAAAGTTGGGTGTGTTGTTGAAGGCTACGTTGGATCTGTTGAATGTGTACGTattatgatgtgtgtgctggagtTGACACCTTCCTTTCCTTCTGGTATTAACTATATTTCTGTGTACTCTTCTCTGCTGTACACAGCGCGGCCTCCTCCGACCCCGCTGAGCGACAGTGCCAAGGAGTTCCTGGCGACCCTGGACCACTGCTGCGAGGAGGAGCTGGGGCTGAGCCTGCAGGACCGCATGCAGTTCAGCAAGGGTGCCGTGGCCTGCATGGTGTGCGTCTTCGACCGGCTGCACACCGACGTGGAGGggctgtgtgcacgcgtgcagagCGCTGGTGAGTCCTACACAATTTCACTGTGGCCGTATTGGAACCAGGgccagagctatagggagggcgagcagggcatttgcccctgggcccagggcacccttgcattggtggtggggttgtgatcttgtcaggtcatatagggggcctgataagtgttttgccctagggccctcaagttcaagttccacaggccacacccaggcagctctgccagtgactaagtgcattcgatttcgtacaacgcatgcatgtgcatgaagacagcaatgcaccctggatcaaaatgctgcatgacggttagatttcctgtcaaacttcgaaatttcgtcgacgttgcgttgacgaggtgaaaTGTCAcatgtagggatgcacgatgtcaaaaatttcggccgataccgatatccgattatgatattgcggttttggccgatgaccgatattaaccgataccgatgtttttctttctttaaaa from Engraulis encrasicolus isolate BLACKSEA-1 chromosome 17, IST_EnEncr_1.0, whole genome shotgun sequence carries:
- the dmc1 gene encoding meiotic recombination protein DMC1/LIM15 homolog, with amino-acid sequence MRSAEDQVVEGDVGFQDDEESFFQDIDLLQKHGINMADIKKLKSVGICTVKGIQMTTRRALGNIKGLSEAKVDKIKEAAGKMLTNGFLTALEYSEKRKQVFHITTGSMEFDKLLGGGIESMAITEAFGEFRTGKTQLSHTLCVTTQLPGEDGFTGGKIIFIDTENTFRPDRLKDIADRFNVDHEAVLDNVLYARAYTSEHQMELLDFVAAKFHEEAGVFKLLIIDSIMALFRVDFSGRGELAERQQKLAQMLSRLQKISEEYNVAVFVTNQMTADPGAGMTFQADPKKPIGGHILAHASTTRISLRKGRGEMRIAKIFDSPDMPESEATFSITAGGISDAKE